One Streptomyces coeruleorubidus DNA segment encodes these proteins:
- a CDS encoding LacI family DNA-binding transcriptional regulator: MTTRLADIAAQAGVSEATVSRVLNGKPGVAATTRQSVLAALDVLGYERPVRLRQRSEGLVGLITPELENPIFPALAQVIGQALTRQGYTPVLATQTPGGSTEDELTEMLVDRGVAGIIYVSGLHADTTADMQRYDRLRAQGVPYVLVDGFSPKVQAPFISPDDRAAMNLAVTHLVSLGHTRIGLALGPKRFVPVQRKIEGFVRTMQDQLGLGAETVESELVQHSLYTLEGGQAAATALIERNCTAVVCASDMMALGAIRAARQRGLEVPTDVSVVGFDDSPLIAFTDPPLTTIRKPVPAMGQAAVRTLLEEIGGTPAPHSEFVFMPELVVRGSTASAPGDRART, from the coding sequence GTGACCACACGGCTTGCCGACATCGCTGCTCAGGCGGGGGTGAGCGAAGCGACCGTCAGCCGCGTCCTCAACGGGAAGCCGGGCGTCGCCGCCACCACCCGCCAGTCCGTGCTGGCCGCCCTCGACGTGCTGGGCTACGAACGCCCGGTGCGTCTGCGGCAGCGCAGCGAGGGCCTGGTGGGCCTGATCACCCCGGAGCTGGAGAACCCGATCTTCCCGGCCCTGGCCCAGGTCATCGGCCAGGCGCTGACCCGGCAGGGCTACACGCCGGTGCTGGCCACCCAGACGCCGGGCGGCTCCACCGAGGACGAGCTCACGGAGATGCTCGTGGACCGCGGGGTCGCCGGCATCATCTACGTCTCCGGGCTGCACGCGGACACCACCGCCGACATGCAGCGCTACGACCGGCTGCGCGCGCAGGGCGTGCCGTACGTGCTGGTCGACGGTTTCTCGCCGAAGGTGCAGGCGCCGTTCATCTCCCCCGACGACCGCGCGGCGATGAACCTGGCGGTGACGCACCTGGTGTCCCTGGGGCACACGCGGATCGGTCTGGCCCTGGGGCCCAAGCGGTTCGTGCCCGTGCAGCGCAAGATCGAGGGGTTCGTGCGCACCATGCAGGACCAGTTGGGACTGGGCGCCGAGACCGTCGAGTCGGAGCTGGTCCAGCACTCCCTCTACACCCTGGAGGGCGGGCAGGCCGCGGCCACCGCGCTGATCGAGCGGAACTGCACGGCCGTGGTGTGCGCCAGCGACATGATGGCGCTGGGCGCGATCAGGGCGGCGCGCCAGCGCGGCCTGGAGGTTCCGACGGACGTCTCCGTGGTCGGCTTCGACGACTCTCCGCTGATCGCCTTCACCGACCCGCCGCTGACCACGATCCGCAAGCCGGTCCCGGCGATGGGCCAGGCGGCGGTCCGCACGCTGCTGGAGGAGATCGGCGGGACTCCGGCCCCCCACAGCGAGTTCGTGTTCATGCCGGAACTGGTGGTACGCGGTTCGACCGCTTCGGCACCCGGGGACCGCGCTCGCACCTGA
- a CDS encoding glycoside hydrolase family 13 protein → MSQQYSAAPTPTSASAVATVAKRRDWWRDAVIYQVYPRSFADSNGDAMGDLEGVRTRLPYLRDLGVDAVWLSPFYASPQADAGYDVADYRAVDPMFGNLLDADALIRDAHELGLRIIVDLVPNHSSDQHEWFKRAVAEGPGSPLRDRYHFRPGKGKNGELPPNDWESIFGGPAWTQVPDGEWYLHLFAPEQPDFNWEHPAVGDEFRSILRFWLDMGVDGFRIDVAHGLVKAEGLPDLGSHEQVKLLGNDVMPFFDQDGVHEIYRQWRLILDEYSGERIFVAEAWTPTIERTANYVRPDELHQAFNFQYLSTHWDAAEMREVIDRTLEAMRPVGAPATWVLSNHDVTRHATRFANPPGLGTQIRLAGDRELGLRRARAATLLMLALPGSAYIYQGEELGLPDVVDLPDEVRQDPAYFRGAGQDGFRDGCRVPIPWTRTGSSYGFGDGGSWLPQPEGWGELSVEAQTGEPGSTLELYRAALAVRREQPDLGAGSSVEWLRAPEGVLAFRRGEFVCVANTTGESVAMPAYGRVLVASGEIVEVDDEAKVPADTTVWWTTAVTT, encoded by the coding sequence ATGAGCCAGCAGTACTCAGCCGCCCCGACCCCCACTTCCGCATCGGCCGTCGCCACCGTCGCCAAGCGTCGCGACTGGTGGCGGGACGCGGTGATCTACCAGGTGTACCCGCGCAGCTTCGCCGACAGCAACGGCGACGCCATGGGCGACCTGGAAGGTGTCCGCACCCGTCTGCCGTACCTGCGCGACCTCGGCGTGGACGCCGTGTGGCTCAGCCCCTTCTACGCCTCGCCGCAGGCCGACGCCGGCTACGACGTCGCCGACTACCGGGCCGTCGACCCGATGTTCGGCAACCTCCTGGACGCCGACGCGCTGATCCGCGACGCCCACGAGCTGGGCCTGCGGATCATCGTCGACCTCGTGCCCAACCACTCATCCGACCAGCACGAGTGGTTCAAGCGGGCCGTCGCGGAGGGCCCGGGCTCACCGCTGCGGGACCGCTACCACTTCCGCCCCGGCAAGGGGAAGAACGGCGAACTCCCGCCCAACGACTGGGAGTCGATCTTCGGTGGCCCCGCCTGGACGCAGGTCCCGGACGGTGAGTGGTACCTGCACCTCTTCGCGCCCGAACAGCCCGACTTCAACTGGGAGCACCCGGCGGTCGGCGACGAGTTCCGTTCCATCCTGCGCTTCTGGCTGGACATGGGCGTCGACGGCTTCCGGATCGATGTCGCCCACGGTCTGGTGAAGGCGGAGGGGCTGCCCGACCTTGGATCCCATGAGCAGGTGAAGCTTCTGGGCAACGATGTCATGCCGTTCTTCGACCAGGACGGGGTGCACGAGATCTACCGCCAGTGGCGGCTGATCCTCGACGAGTACTCGGGTGAGCGAATCTTCGTCGCCGAGGCGTGGACGCCGACCATCGAGCGCACCGCCAACTACGTCCGCCCGGACGAGCTGCACCAGGCCTTCAACTTCCAGTACCTCAGCACCCACTGGGACGCCGCGGAGATGCGGGAGGTCATCGACCGCACCCTGGAGGCCATGCGCCCGGTCGGCGCCCCCGCCACCTGGGTCCTGTCCAACCACGACGTGACCCGGCACGCCACCCGGTTCGCCAATCCGCCCGGCCTCGGCACCCAGATCCGCCTTGCCGGCGACCGGGAACTGGGCCTGCGCAGGGCCAGGGCCGCGACCCTGCTGATGCTCGCGCTGCCCGGCTCGGCCTACATCTACCAGGGCGAGGAGCTGGGCCTCCCGGACGTCGTGGACCTGCCGGACGAGGTGCGCCAGGACCCGGCGTACTTCCGGGGCGCGGGCCAGGACGGCTTCCGCGACGGGTGCCGGGTGCCGATCCCGTGGACCAGGACCGGGTCGTCGTACGGCTTCGGCGACGGTGGCAGCTGGCTGCCGCAGCCGGAGGGCTGGGGTGAGCTGAGCGTCGAGGCGCAGACCGGAGAGCCCGGCTCGACGCTGGAGCTGTACCGGGCCGCGCTCGCCGTGCGGCGTGAGCAGCCCGACCTCGGCGCCGGCTCCTCCGTGGAGTGGCTGCGGGCGCCCGAGGGCGTGCTCGCCTTCCGGCGCGGGGAGTTCGTGTGCGTCGCGAACACCACCGGCGAGTCGGTGGCGATGCCGGCGTACGGTCGGGTGCTGGTCGCGAGCGGGGAGATCGTCGAGGTCGACGACGAGGCCAAGGTGCCGGCCGACACCACGGTGTGGTGGACCACCGCGGTCACCACCTGA
- a CDS encoding carbohydrate ABC transporter permease, with translation MTVVIDRATGKRRGEREPRPGPGRRLKNGFHKHWYAYAMIAPVAIVLGVLVLYPLAYGLYLTLTDATSLNTARTIGVNHIDATYKFIGLDNYADILWGPTAYDRFWSHVLWTVFWTAACVTLHYGIGLGLALLLNQKLRGRTLYRMILVLPWAVPTFVTVFGWRFMLADGGIVNSGLDFLHLPTPSWLEDTSWQRFAAIMVNTWCGVPFMMVSLLGGLQSIDASLYEASEMDGANAWQRFRHVTLPGLRSVSTTVVLLGVIWTFNQFAIIFLLFGNTAPDAQILVTWAYQLGFGQQPRDYAQSAAYGILLLSILIVFTSFYRRWLNRNEQQLAI, from the coding sequence ATGACAGTCGTCATCGACCGAGCGACCGGCAAGCGGCGCGGTGAGCGGGAACCGCGACCCGGGCCGGGCCGGCGGCTGAAGAACGGCTTCCACAAGCACTGGTACGCCTACGCGATGATCGCCCCGGTGGCGATCGTGCTCGGCGTCCTCGTGCTGTACCCGCTGGCGTACGGCCTGTACCTCACCCTCACCGACGCCACCAGCCTGAACACCGCCCGCACGATCGGCGTCAACCACATCGACGCCACCTACAAGTTCATCGGCCTGGACAACTACGCCGACATCCTGTGGGGCCCGACGGCGTACGACCGCTTCTGGTCGCACGTCCTGTGGACGGTCTTCTGGACGGCGGCCTGCGTCACGCTGCACTACGGCATCGGTCTCGGCCTCGCCCTGCTGCTGAACCAGAAGCTGCGCGGGCGCACCCTCTACCGGATGATCCTGGTGCTGCCCTGGGCGGTGCCGACCTTCGTCACCGTGTTCGGCTGGCGGTTCATGCTCGCCGACGGCGGCATCGTCAACTCCGGCCTGGACTTCCTGCACCTGCCGACGCCCTCGTGGCTGGAGGACACCTCCTGGCAGCGGTTCGCCGCGATCATGGTCAACACCTGGTGCGGAGTGCCGTTCATGATGGTCTCGCTGCTCGGCGGCCTGCAGTCGATCGACGCGAGCCTGTACGAGGCGTCCGAGATGGACGGGGCCAATGCCTGGCAGCGGTTCCGGCACGTCACCCTGCCCGGCCTGAGGTCCGTCAGCACCACGGTCGTGCTCCTGGGCGTGATCTGGACCTTCAACCAGTTCGCCATCATCTTCCTGCTGTTCGGCAACACCGCCCCGGACGCCCAGATCCTCGTGACCTGGGCCTACCAGCTGGGCTTCGGACAGCAGCCGCGCGACTACGCCCAGTCCGCCGCCTACGGAATCCTGCTCCTGTCCATCCTGATCGTCTTCACCTCCTTCTACCGCCGCTGGCTGAACCGCAACGAGCAGCAGCTCGCGATCTGA
- a CDS encoding extracellular solute-binding protein — translation MRRGIAATALVASLALAATACGGSDSGDEADGPVTITWWDTSNATNEAPTYQALVKEFEAANKDIKVNYVNVPFDQAQNKFDTAAGSKGAPDVLRSEVGWTPAFAKKGFFLPLDGTEALAEQDKFQPSLIEQATYDGKTYGVPFTTDTLALVYNKELFKKAGVEAPKTWDDLKKAAATIKDKTGVDGYWGSTQGYYAQTFLYGEGTDTVDAAAKKITVTSPAAKKAYGTWQSLFSGKGLHKADTTADAYAHIQEAFVSGKVASIIQGPWEITNFYKGSAFKDKNDLGIATVPAGSTGKAGAPTGGHNLSVYAGSDAAHQKASLKFVNFMTSAKAQETIALKNSTLPTREDAYTAEVKADPGIAGYQGVLSSAQPRPALPEYSSLWGPLDDELIEIAGGKESLDKGLGDAETAIAKLVPDFSK, via the coding sequence ATGCGGCGTGGCATAGCGGCCACCGCGCTGGTGGCGTCCCTCGCCCTGGCGGCGACGGCGTGCGGCGGGAGCGACAGCGGCGACGAGGCCGACGGCCCGGTCACCATCACCTGGTGGGACACCTCCAACGCCACCAACGAGGCGCCGACGTACCAGGCCCTGGTCAAGGAGTTCGAGGCCGCCAACAAGGACATCAAGGTCAACTACGTCAACGTCCCCTTCGACCAGGCGCAGAACAAGTTCGACACCGCCGCCGGTTCCAAGGGCGCCCCCGACGTGCTGCGCTCCGAGGTCGGCTGGACCCCGGCCTTCGCCAAGAAGGGCTTCTTCCTGCCGCTGGACGGCACCGAGGCCCTCGCCGAGCAGGACAAGTTCCAGCCCAGCCTGATCGAGCAGGCCACGTACGACGGCAAGACCTACGGCGTCCCCTTCACCACGGACACCCTCGCCCTCGTCTACAACAAGGAACTGTTCAAGAAGGCCGGCGTCGAGGCCCCCAAGACCTGGGACGACCTGAAGAAGGCCGCCGCCACGATCAAGGACAAGACCGGCGTCGACGGCTACTGGGGCTCCACCCAGGGCTACTACGCGCAGACGTTCCTCTACGGCGAGGGCACCGACACCGTCGACGCCGCCGCCAAGAAGATCACCGTCACCTCGCCCGCCGCCAAGAAGGCCTACGGCACCTGGCAGAGCCTCTTCAGCGGCAAGGGCCTGCACAAGGCCGACACCACCGCCGACGCCTACGCCCACATCCAGGAGGCGTTCGTCAGCGGCAAGGTCGCCTCGATCATCCAGGGCCCCTGGGAGATCACGAACTTCTACAAGGGCTCGGCCTTCAAGGACAAGAACGACCTCGGCATCGCCACCGTCCCGGCCGGCTCCACCGGCAAGGCGGGCGCCCCGACCGGCGGCCACAACCTCTCCGTCTACGCCGGCTCCGACGCGGCCCACCAGAAGGCCTCGCTGAAGTTCGTCAACTTCATGACGTCGGCGAAGGCCCAGGAGACCATCGCGCTGAAGAACTCCACGCTCCCCACGCGCGAGGACGCCTACACCGCCGAGGTCAAGGCCGACCCCGGCATCGCCGGCTACCAGGGCGTGCTGTCCTCCGCCCAGCCGCGCCCGGCACTGCCCGAGTACAGCTCGCTGTGGGGCCCGCTCGACGACGAGCTGATCGAGATCGCGGGCGGCAAGGAGTCCCTGGACAAGGGCCTCGGCGACGCCGAGACCGCCATCGCCAAGCTGGTGCCGGACTTCTCCAAGTGA
- a CDS encoding sugar ABC transporter permease yields MSTTTVETSTADTERRPADAPRKARRRGENSRATSLVSHAVLIGASLTALFPIAWLVFLSLGPDEDDYLHPGRIWGKMALDNYAFVLQDTNFFHWLKSTLIVGLGTTLIGVVVAASTGYAVSRMRFPGYRKLMWVLLVTQMFPIAVLIVPMYQILSDLQLIDSYLGLILVNCTTIVPYCAWLMKGYFDTIPFEIDEAGRVDGLTPFGTFARLILPLAKPGLAVAAFYSFLTAFGEVAFASTFLLSDDKYTFSVGLQTFVSEHDAQRNLMAATAVLIAIPAALFFYLVQKNLVTGLTAGGTKG; encoded by the coding sequence ATGAGTACGACCACCGTCGAGACCTCCACCGCGGACACCGAGCGGCGACCCGCCGACGCACCCCGCAAGGCCCGCCGCCGTGGCGAGAACAGCCGCGCGACCTCCCTCGTCTCGCACGCCGTCCTGATCGGCGCGAGCCTGACCGCGCTCTTCCCGATCGCCTGGCTGGTCTTCCTGTCCCTCGGCCCGGACGAGGACGACTACCTCCACCCCGGGCGCATCTGGGGCAAGATGGCGCTCGACAACTACGCCTTCGTCCTGCAGGACACCAACTTCTTCCACTGGCTCAAGAGCACGCTGATCGTGGGGCTGGGCACGACGCTCATCGGCGTCGTCGTCGCCGCGTCCACCGGCTACGCGGTCTCCCGCATGCGGTTCCCCGGCTACCGGAAGCTGATGTGGGTGCTGCTGGTCACCCAGATGTTCCCGATCGCGGTACTGATCGTGCCGATGTACCAGATCCTCTCGGATCTGCAGCTCATCGACAGCTACCTTGGTCTCATCCTTGTCAACTGCACCACGATCGTGCCGTACTGCGCCTGGCTGATGAAGGGCTATTTCGACACCATCCCGTTCGAGATCGACGAGGCCGGGCGCGTCGACGGGCTGACCCCCTTCGGCACGTTCGCGCGGCTGATCCTGCCGCTGGCCAAGCCGGGCCTCGCGGTCGCGGCGTTCTACAGCTTCCTCACGGCCTTCGGTGAGGTCGCGTTCGCCTCTACGTTCCTGCTGAGCGACGACAAGTACACGTTTTCCGTCGGTCTCCAGACGTTCGTGAGCGAGCATGACGCGCAGCGCAATCTCATGGCCGCCACGGCTGTGCTGATCGCGATACCGGCTGCCCTGTTCTTCTACCTCGTGCAGAAGAACCTGGTGACCGGGCTCACCGCCGGCGGCACGAAGGGGTGA
- a CDS encoding alpha-amylase codes for MAGRHLSAAVALAAAAVVMNPTSAQASPPGTKDVTAVLFEWKYASVARECGSTLGPAGYGYVQVSPPAEHIQGPQWWTSYQPVSYKIAGRLGDRAAFRNMVNTCHAAGVKVVVDTVINHMSAGSGTGTGGSSYTKYDYPGLYSSYDFDDCTSRIGNYQDRWNVQRCELVGLADLDTGENHVRGAIAGYMNDLLSLGVDGFRIDAAKHMDAADLANIKSRLSNPSVYWKQEVIFGAGEAVQPTEYTGNGDVQEFRYAYDLRRVFNNENLAYLKNYGEGWGYMNSGVSGVFVDNHDTERNGSTLNYKDGANYTLAHVFMLAWPYGAPDINSGYEFTDHDAGPPNGGTVDACWQDGWKCQHNWPEIKSMVGFRNATRGEPVTDWWDNGGDAIAFGRGGKGFVAVNHESGSLTRTYQTSLPGGTYCDVQSNTTVTVDAGGRFTATLRANTALALHAGRPNC; via the coding sequence ATGGCAGGCAGACACCTCTCCGCCGCCGTCGCGCTCGCCGCGGCTGCGGTTGTCATGAACCCGACCAGTGCACAGGCCTCCCCACCTGGCACCAAGGACGTCACCGCCGTCCTCTTCGAGTGGAAGTACGCCTCCGTCGCCCGCGAGTGCGGCAGCACGCTCGGTCCCGCCGGATACGGCTACGTCCAGGTCTCCCCGCCCGCCGAGCACATACAGGGCCCGCAGTGGTGGACCTCGTACCAGCCGGTCAGCTACAAGATCGCCGGCCGGCTCGGTGACCGCGCAGCCTTCCGGAACATGGTGAACACCTGCCACGCGGCCGGTGTGAAGGTCGTCGTCGACACGGTGATCAACCACATGTCGGCGGGCAGCGGCACCGGCACCGGCGGCTCGTCGTACACCAAGTACGACTACCCCGGCCTGTACTCCTCGTACGACTTCGACGACTGCACCTCCCGGATCGGCAACTACCAGGACCGCTGGAACGTCCAGCGCTGCGAACTGGTCGGCCTCGCCGACCTCGACACCGGCGAGAACCACGTCCGCGGCGCCATCGCCGGGTACATGAACGACCTGCTCTCCCTCGGTGTCGACGGCTTCCGCATCGACGCGGCCAAGCACATGGACGCCGCCGACCTCGCGAACATCAAGTCGCGGCTGAGCAATCCGTCGGTGTACTGGAAGCAGGAGGTCATCTTCGGTGCCGGCGAGGCCGTCCAGCCCACCGAGTACACGGGCAACGGCGACGTCCAGGAGTTCCGCTACGCCTACGACCTCAGGCGGGTCTTCAACAACGAGAACCTCGCCTATCTGAAGAACTACGGCGAGGGCTGGGGCTACATGAACAGCGGCGTCTCCGGCGTCTTCGTCGACAACCACGACACCGAGCGCAACGGCTCCACGCTGAACTACAAGGACGGGGCCAATTACACCCTGGCCCACGTGTTCATGCTCGCCTGGCCCTACGGCGCCCCCGACATCAACTCCGGCTACGAGTTCACGGACCACGACGCCGGCCCGCCGAACGGCGGCACGGTCGACGCCTGCTGGCAGGACGGCTGGAAGTGCCAGCACAACTGGCCCGAGATCAAGTCGATGGTCGGCTTCCGCAACGCCACCCGCGGTGAGCCGGTCACCGACTGGTGGGACAACGGCGGCGACGCCATCGCCTTCGGCCGGGGCGGCAAGGGCTTCGTGGCCGTCAACCACGAGTCGGGCTCCCTGACCCGGACCTACCAGACGTCGCTGCCGGGCGGGACCTACTGCGACGTGCAGAGCAACACGACGGTGACGGTGGACGCAGGCGGCCGGTTCACCGCCACCCTCCGCGCGAACACGGCTCTCGCCCTCCACGCCGGCAGGCCGAACTGCTGA